The Streptomyces sp. Je 1-332 genome has a window encoding:
- a CDS encoding polysaccharide deacetylase family protein has protein sequence MKKDQMTPGRRALLRAATVFGLAAAAGCSGTERPTTPRPTASSGAAAGGPPAARALKPSAYRLQPMAGQGPPHAARALPRVRRKPILRMDGQGRSMFLTFDDGPDPRYTPGILRTLREYDVHATFFVCGEMAVDNKDLLREMAGDGHLIGNHTWTHPLLPKMSRSAMREEIERTCEVVEDAVGEPPAWFRAPYGAWNRNAFQLGADLGMEPLAWTVDTLDWTEPGTASIIRRVRAGAGPGVVVLSHDAGGDRSQSVEALRTYLPELIDGGYRLTVPSRYGT, from the coding sequence ATGAAAAAGGATCAGATGACTCCAGGGCGGCGCGCACTCCTGCGCGCCGCCACTGTCTTCGGTCTGGCCGCGGCCGCGGGGTGTTCCGGCACGGAGCGGCCGACGACCCCGAGGCCCACGGCTTCCAGCGGTGCGGCGGCCGGTGGCCCGCCCGCCGCACGCGCCCTCAAGCCCTCCGCGTACCGCCTGCAGCCCATGGCGGGCCAGGGCCCGCCGCACGCCGCGCGCGCCCTGCCCCGCGTCCGCAGGAAGCCGATCCTGCGCATGGACGGACAGGGCCGCAGCATGTTCCTGACCTTCGACGACGGCCCGGACCCCCGCTACACACCGGGCATCCTGCGCACCCTGCGCGAGTACGACGTCCACGCGACGTTCTTCGTCTGCGGCGAGATGGCCGTCGACAACAAGGATCTGCTGCGTGAGATGGCCGGCGACGGGCATCTGATCGGCAACCACACCTGGACACATCCGCTGCTCCCGAAGATGAGCCGGAGCGCGATGCGCGAGGAGATCGAGCGCACCTGCGAGGTCGTCGAGGACGCCGTGGGCGAACCCCCCGCCTGGTTCCGCGCCCCCTACGGGGCCTGGAACCGCAACGCCTTCCAGCTCGGCGCCGACCTGGGCATGGAGCCGCTCGCCTGGACCGTGGACACCCTGGACTGGACCGAGCCGGGCACCGCCTCGATCATCCGGCGCGTACGGGCCGGTGCGGGGCCCGGAGTCGTGGTGCTCTCGCACGACGCGGGCGGCGACCGTTCCCAGAGTGTCGAGGCCCTGCGGACGTATCTGCCCGAACTCATCGACGGGGGCTACCGGCTCACCGTGCCGAGCCGCTACGGAACGTAG
- a CDS encoding class F sortase, which yields MPSSQPADEEEPQRKRAPWGAMALVLLTGLALIRNGSGEFDVGPPQPASAAAADRAPEGKVVAPLTFSPAERVGIKGIRVDAPVMPVGLDEDGWVDAPPPEDPNLAGWFTGAVSPGEKGTSVIVGHVDNQQGPAVFYGLGSLEKGHRVEILRRDRKTAVFEIYGIEVFEKNNFPGSRVYSDKGAPELRVITCGGGFSKRSGYDGNVVAFARLVDVR from the coding sequence ATGCCTTCGTCCCAGCCGGCCGATGAAGAGGAACCGCAGCGGAAGCGCGCGCCGTGGGGCGCGATGGCGCTTGTCCTGCTGACGGGCCTCGCGCTGATCCGGAATGGCTCAGGGGAGTTCGACGTGGGTCCGCCCCAGCCCGCGTCGGCCGCCGCGGCGGACCGGGCCCCTGAGGGGAAGGTCGTCGCGCCGCTGACCTTCTCCCCCGCCGAGCGCGTGGGGATCAAGGGCATCCGGGTGGACGCGCCGGTCATGCCGGTCGGGCTCGACGAGGACGGCTGGGTGGACGCGCCGCCGCCGGAGGACCCGAACCTCGCCGGCTGGTTCACCGGTGCCGTCTCGCCGGGTGAGAAGGGCACGTCGGTGATCGTCGGCCACGTGGACAACCAGCAGGGTCCCGCCGTCTTCTACGGCCTTGGCTCGCTGGAAAAGGGGCATCGCGTCGAAATCCTGCGCAGGGACCGCAAGACCGCGGTTTTCGAGATCTACGGAATCGAAGTGTTCGAGAAGAACAATTTCCCGGGCAGTCGCGTGTACAGCGACAAGGGGGCCCCGGAACTGCGCGTCATCACCTGCGGCGGCGGTTTCTCCAAGCGGTCCGGTTACGACGGGAACGTCGTCGCTTTCGCCCGCCTGGTGGACGTGCGCTGA
- a CDS encoding nucleotidyltransferase domain-containing protein produces MEIFEPTRAAAELVQAQHPDALAAFLGGSAVTARRTPYSDLDVVVVLAGEQEPSRSSLRFGAWPAEVYVHSEASWWWFVRREIPQRSSPLLSMCADGVVIVDRDGTGARLQDSARELMVAGPPEVTAGELEDRRYALTDLLDDLAGCTHVGERLFITTEIARRLGEFVLLRTGAWLGGGKWLARRADEVRPGFSAELEAVTREALEGRTSGLVALVDEVLAPSGGRLWEGYRRSGYPGSAPPASHAGP; encoded by the coding sequence ATGGAAATCTTCGAACCCACCCGTGCCGCGGCGGAGTTGGTGCAGGCGCAGCACCCTGACGCACTGGCGGCGTTTCTCGGTGGGAGCGCGGTGACGGCACGGCGTACCCCGTACTCCGATCTGGATGTCGTGGTGGTGCTGGCCGGCGAGCAGGAGCCGTCCCGCTCCAGCCTGCGTTTCGGCGCGTGGCCGGCCGAGGTGTACGTGCACAGCGAGGCGAGCTGGTGGTGGTTCGTGCGCAGGGAGATTCCGCAGCGGAGCTCGCCGTTGTTGTCGATGTGCGCCGACGGTGTCGTGATCGTGGACCGGGACGGTACGGGCGCCAGGCTGCAGGACAGCGCACGGGAGTTGATGGTGGCGGGGCCGCCGGAGGTGACCGCGGGGGAACTCGAGGACCGGCGCTACGCACTCACCGACCTCCTCGACGACCTGGCCGGGTGCACGCACGTCGGCGAGCGCCTGTTCATCACCACCGAGATCGCCCGGCGGCTCGGCGAGTTCGTCCTCCTGCGTACGGGGGCGTGGCTGGGCGGCGGAAAGTGGCTGGCGCGGCGCGCGGACGAGGTGCGGCCGGGCTTCTCCGCCGAGCTCGAAGCGGTGACTCGGGAGGCTCTGGAGGGCAGGACCTCGGGTCTCGTCGCGCTGGTGGACGAGGTGCTCGCGCCGTCCGGCGGGCGCCTCTGGGAGGGCTACCGCCGTAGCGGGTACCCCGGCTCCGCGCCACCGGCTTCGCACGCAGGTCCGTAA
- a CDS encoding SCO0930 family lipoprotein, with protein sequence MKTWRSASLVATAAAMLALTTACGQEKGDQSPNGQNVGNQAPAKSDGYGAGDGYGADTGDAKEGAGKAKAAGQLAVWDSKKLGKVVTDSEGRTLYRFDKDTAQPPKSNCDGACATTWPVASPEGAAPPPGVDKSLLGEVTRSDGSKQLTIDGWPMYRYAKDTKAGDAKGQGVGGTWYAAAPDGKKAAPAADEAEPPAETAPVDPAGLSTRKDPELGEIVVDKNGMTVYRFTKDSAWPMKSACTGACLEKWPVVPPVEKNDTKGILKKGFVVFDRPDGQRQQTIDCWPMYTFAGDKKPGDTNGQGVGGTWYAAGPDGKPVGAPK encoded by the coding sequence ATGAAGACCTGGCGGAGCGCCTCACTCGTAGCGACAGCTGCGGCCATGCTGGCGCTGACGACGGCGTGCGGTCAGGAGAAGGGGGACCAGTCGCCGAACGGACAGAACGTGGGCAACCAGGCCCCGGCCAAGTCGGACGGGTACGGGGCGGGTGACGGATACGGCGCCGACACCGGCGACGCGAAGGAAGGCGCGGGCAAGGCGAAAGCCGCAGGTCAACTCGCCGTCTGGGACAGCAAGAAGCTCGGCAAGGTCGTCACCGACAGCGAGGGCCGCACGCTCTACCGCTTCGACAAGGACACCGCCCAGCCCCCCAAGTCGAACTGCGACGGCGCCTGCGCCACGACGTGGCCCGTCGCGTCCCCCGAGGGCGCGGCGCCCCCGCCCGGCGTGGACAAGTCCCTGCTCGGCGAGGTCACCCGCTCCGACGGCAGCAAGCAGCTGACCATCGACGGCTGGCCGATGTACCGCTACGCCAAGGACACCAAGGCGGGCGACGCCAAGGGGCAGGGCGTGGGCGGCACTTGGTACGCGGCTGCCCCCGACGGCAAGAAGGCAGCGCCCGCCGCCGACGAGGCCGAACCCCCGGCCGAGACCGCACCCGTCGACCCCGCGGGGCTCTCCACCCGCAAGGACCCCGAGCTCGGAGAGATCGTCGTCGACAAGAACGGCATGACCGTCTACCGCTTCACCAAGGACTCCGCCTGGCCGATGAAGTCCGCGTGCACCGGCGCCTGCCTGGAGAAGTGGCCGGTGGTTCCGCCCGTCGAGAAGAACGACACCAAGGGAATCCTCAAGAAGGGGTTCGTCGTCTTCGACCGCCCCGACGGACAGCGCCAGCAGACGATCGACTGCTGGCCGATGTACACCTTCGCCGGCGACAAGAAGCCCGGCGACACGAACGGGCAGGGCGTGGGCGGCACTTGGTACGCCGCCGGCCCTGACGGAAAGCCTGTCGGCGCCCCGAAGTAG
- a CDS encoding SAM-dependent methyltransferase produces MERPAWAPQGIDITMPSVSRIYDYYLGGSHNFEVDREAARRAMEHMPGLPKIMQANRAFMRRAVRFAVDEGITQFLDIGSGIPTFGNVHEVARRADPESRVVYVDHDAVAVAHSRAVLDGDDKAAVVAADLRKPQDILGSSEVGELLDLDRPVALLLVAVLHFVEDAYDPCTAVAELRDALAPGSLIAVTHASYEGMPIPAEQAGQAVGVYKDIRNPLIMRSREEIARFFEGYDMVEPGLVPMPRWRPDTAPEEEDPYAFSGFAGVGRKA; encoded by the coding sequence ATGGAGCGTCCCGCCTGGGCCCCGCAGGGCATCGACATCACGATGCCCAGCGTGTCCCGCATCTACGACTACTACCTGGGCGGTTCGCACAACTTCGAGGTCGACCGGGAAGCAGCCCGCCGGGCCATGGAGCACATGCCGGGGCTGCCGAAGATCATGCAGGCGAATCGTGCCTTCATGCGCCGAGCGGTGCGCTTCGCCGTGGACGAGGGCATCACCCAGTTCCTCGACATCGGTTCGGGCATCCCCACCTTCGGCAACGTCCACGAGGTCGCGCGGCGGGCGGACCCGGAGAGCCGCGTGGTCTACGTCGACCACGACGCGGTCGCCGTCGCGCACAGCCGGGCCGTGCTCGACGGTGACGACAAGGCAGCCGTCGTCGCCGCGGATCTGCGCAAACCGCAGGACATTCTGGGCAGTTCGGAGGTCGGGGAGCTGCTCGACCTGGACCGGCCCGTCGCCCTTCTACTCGTCGCCGTCCTGCATTTCGTGGAGGACGCGTACGATCCCTGTACAGCGGTCGCCGAACTGCGGGACGCACTCGCGCCCGGCAGCCTGATCGCCGTCACGCACGCCTCGTACGAAGGGATGCCGATCCCCGCCGAGCAGGCCGGTCAGGCCGTCGGCGTCTACAAGGACATCCGCAATCCACTGATCATGCGCTCGCGCGAAGAGATCGCGCGGTTCTTCGAGGGATACGACATGGTGGAACCCGGCCTCGTGCCGATGCCGCGCTGGCGGCCCGACACCGCGCCCGAGGAGGAGGATCCGTACGCCTTCTCCGGGTTCGCCGGCGTGGGGCGCAAGGCATGA
- a CDS encoding EAL domain-containing protein: protein MSGEPDGPEDRVRRFATIWSRAIFPVTATSLTRPEFEQQLVPLARRLRAALHERIFESAEGQAIGAALVGTHCTDPEALSRTLDCVDAYLVLYCGDDGPQEELRARCARLQHAVAAGFAAALRERTLIEQEAISRAALNARSAVAEALHASEARFRAVFHGAAIGIGIADLTGTVLEVNDALIRMFGGLENQLRGRNVADWTHPDDSPHVWKLYDELVRGEREHYRVEKAFYRPDGTVLWTNLTVSLLRDADGVPQYQLALMEDTTERRLLNLRLRYEATHDALTGLPNRTLFFERLEKALAAGDGARFGLCYLDLDGFKTVNDSLGHAAGDRLLVEVADRLQSCATAPGEMVARLGGDEFVALTTGRDTEVEVDELAGRIMHALSTPIRVEGRELTVRGSIGIVEGPAGERGAAEVLRSADITMYRAKSAGGNRFELADPEADARAITRHGLTTALPAALERGEFFIEYQPLVHLGDGSVRGAEALVRWLHPQHGIIGPDRFIPLAEHTGLIVPLGRWVLEESVRQARTWKARHKDAGPLRVNVNLSPMQLNHPGLVSDTVEILERVGLEPGALCLEVTESALIGADDDLLKPLRRLAEMGVDIALDDFGTGYSNLANLRRLPVSILKLDRSFTQGMQHFPADPVDLKIVEGIVALAHSLDLAVTVEGVETGAQADQLRELGCDTAQGWYYARPGPPDQLHELALADAVS, encoded by the coding sequence ATGAGCGGGGAACCGGACGGCCCCGAGGACAGAGTGCGCAGGTTCGCCACCATATGGAGCCGTGCCATCTTCCCGGTGACGGCGACCTCGCTGACCCGTCCCGAGTTCGAGCAGCAACTGGTGCCGCTGGCACGGAGGTTGCGCGCCGCGCTGCACGAGCGGATCTTCGAGTCGGCCGAGGGCCAGGCGATCGGCGCCGCGCTCGTCGGCACGCACTGCACCGACCCCGAGGCACTGAGCCGCACGCTCGACTGCGTGGACGCCTACCTCGTCCTGTACTGCGGCGACGACGGGCCCCAGGAGGAGCTGCGGGCCCGCTGCGCGCGCCTGCAGCACGCCGTGGCCGCGGGTTTCGCGGCAGCCCTTCGCGAGCGGACCCTCATCGAGCAGGAGGCGATATCCCGGGCCGCCCTGAACGCGCGCAGCGCCGTCGCCGAAGCCCTGCACGCCAGCGAGGCACGCTTCCGTGCCGTCTTCCACGGCGCGGCGATCGGCATCGGCATCGCCGACCTCACGGGCACGGTCCTCGAGGTGAACGACGCGCTGATCCGCATGTTCGGCGGCCTGGAGAACCAGCTGCGCGGGCGCAACGTCGCGGACTGGACGCACCCCGACGACTCCCCTCACGTATGGAAGCTCTACGACGAGCTGGTGCGCGGGGAGCGCGAGCACTACCGCGTGGAGAAGGCCTTCTACCGGCCCGACGGCACCGTCCTGTGGACCAATCTGACCGTCTCGCTGCTACGTGACGCGGACGGAGTGCCGCAGTACCAACTGGCGTTGATGGAGGACACCACCGAGCGGCGACTGCTCAACCTCCGCCTTCGCTACGAGGCCACGCACGACGCGCTGACCGGCCTGCCCAACCGCACCCTGTTCTTCGAGCGCCTGGAGAAGGCCCTCGCGGCGGGCGACGGCGCACGGTTCGGGCTCTGCTACCTCGACCTCGACGGCTTCAAGACCGTCAACGACAGCCTCGGCCACGCGGCGGGCGACCGGCTCCTCGTCGAGGTCGCCGACCGGCTCCAGTCCTGCGCCACGGCGCCCGGCGAGATGGTCGCGCGGCTCGGCGGCGACGAGTTCGTGGCGCTGACCACCGGCCGTGACACCGAGGTCGAGGTGGACGAACTCGCGGGCCGCATCATGCACGCGCTCTCCACGCCCATCCGTGTCGAGGGCCGCGAGCTGACCGTGCGCGGCAGCATCGGCATCGTCGAGGGCCCGGCAGGGGAGCGCGGCGCGGCGGAGGTGCTGCGCAGCGCGGACATCACGATGTACCGCGCGAAGTCCGCGGGCGGCAACCGCTTCGAGCTCGCCGACCCCGAGGCCGACGCCCGCGCCATCACCCGGCACGGCCTGACCACCGCGCTGCCCGCAGCCCTGGAGCGTGGCGAGTTCTTCATCGAGTACCAGCCCCTGGTGCACCTGGGCGACGGCAGCGTGCGCGGGGCCGAGGCGCTGGTGCGGTGGCTGCACCCGCAGCACGGCATCATCGGGCCGGACCGCTTCATTCCGCTCGCCGAGCACACCGGTCTGATCGTGCCGCTCGGCCGCTGGGTCCTGGAGGAATCGGTACGCCAGGCCCGCACGTGGAAGGCGCGGCACAAGGACGCGGGCCCGCTGCGCGTGAACGTGAACCTCTCGCCCATGCAGCTGAACCACCCCGGCCTGGTCTCGGACACGGTGGAGATCCTGGAGCGCGTCGGGCTCGAACCGGGTGCCCTGTGCCTGGAGGTCACCGAGTCCGCGCTGATCGGCGCCGACGACGACCTGCTCAAGCCGCTGCGACGGCTGGCCGAGATGGGCGTGGACATCGCGCTGGACGACTTCGGCACGGGCTACTCGAACCTCGCCAACCTGCGCCGCCTGCCGGTGAGCATCCTCAAGCTGGACCGCTCCTTCACGCAGGGCATGCAGCACTTCCCCGCCGACCCCGTCGACCTGAAGATCGTCGAGGGGATCGTCGCGCTCGCCCACAGCCTGGACCTCGCGGTCACGGTGGAGGGCGTCGAGACGGGCGCGCAGGCGGATCAGCTGCGAGAGTTGGGTTGCGACACGGCGCAGGGCTGGTACTACGCGCGGCCTGGCCCGCCGGACCAGCTGCACGAGCTGGCGCTGGCGGACGCGGTGAGCTGA
- a CDS encoding VOC family protein gives MSDGVIQWVYAFVDRPKDRFAKAHDFWAAVTGTRLSAFRGDDDQFVTLLPDGADACLKAQAVDGPGGAHLDFAVEDVAAKASEARGLGAAPVFAEEGLEVLRSPGGQLFCVVRWQGERTRPEPLAAADGTTSRLDQVCLDVPPAVWEAEKAFWPAFTGWPDRPGSRPEFHLVEPTPALPVRILLQRLDEDGPAGAHPDFSCSDLDADRVRHEALGAETVWRGPHWIVMRDPAGGTYCLTVRNPQTGTVSAP, from the coding sequence ATGTCCGACGGAGTGATCCAGTGGGTGTACGCCTTCGTGGACCGGCCCAAGGACCGGTTCGCGAAGGCCCATGACTTCTGGGCGGCGGTCACCGGGACGCGGCTCTCCGCGTTCCGCGGCGACGACGACCAGTTCGTGACGCTCCTTCCCGACGGAGCCGACGCCTGCCTCAAGGCGCAGGCCGTCGACGGCCCCGGCGGCGCTCACCTCGACTTCGCCGTGGAGGACGTGGCCGCCAAGGCAAGCGAGGCCCGCGGGCTCGGAGCGGCCCCGGTCTTCGCGGAGGAGGGCCTGGAGGTCCTGCGCTCTCCGGGCGGACAGCTGTTCTGCGTGGTGCGGTGGCAGGGTGAGCGGACACGCCCCGAACCGCTCGCCGCGGCGGACGGCACCACGAGCCGCCTCGACCAGGTGTGCCTGGACGTGCCGCCTGCGGTGTGGGAGGCGGAGAAGGCCTTCTGGCCCGCCTTCACGGGGTGGCCGGACCGCCCGGGTTCACGCCCGGAGTTCCACCTCGTGGAGCCGACCCCGGCGTTGCCCGTCCGGATCCTGTTGCAGCGCCTCGACGAGGACGGACCCGCGGGGGCACACCCGGACTTCTCCTGCTCCGACCTCGACGCGGACCGCGTCCGGCACGAAGCGCTCGGCGCCGAGACGGTGTGGCGTGGCCCGCACTGGATCGTGATGCGGGACCCGGCCGGGGGCACGTACTGCCTGACGGTCAGGAATCCCCAGACAGGCACCGTGAGCGCCCCTTAA
- a CDS encoding LysR substrate-binding domain-containing protein, which yields MQFQQLLYFVAVAETRHFTRAAEQVHVSQPSLSQQVRALEKELGAELFSRARGNIALTDAGEALLPLARRILADADTARIEVQELAQLRRGRIRLGATPSVCTGLLPEVLRAFHDRHPGIQLLLEEGGSHDLVRELARGALDLAIVVLPLPSPSPALTTVELLREDLVVVSSPEARKFGGRSVRVADLQRERLVMFRHGYDLRELTVAACRAEGFEPEFAVEGGEMDAVLGFVQAGLGVAVVPRMVAERAGRGLRMTPLARPTLHRTIALAHRSDVAPPRAARELQRMLLER from the coding sequence ATGCAGTTTCAGCAGCTCCTATACTTCGTCGCGGTGGCCGAGACCAGGCACTTCACCCGGGCCGCCGAGCAGGTGCACGTCTCGCAGCCCTCGCTCTCCCAGCAGGTCCGCGCCCTGGAGAAGGAGCTGGGCGCGGAGCTGTTCAGCAGGGCCCGCGGGAACATCGCGCTGACCGACGCGGGCGAGGCGCTCCTGCCGCTGGCCCGCCGGATCCTCGCGGACGCCGACACCGCCAGGATCGAGGTCCAGGAGCTGGCGCAGCTGCGCCGCGGCAGGATCCGTCTGGGGGCGACGCCCAGCGTCTGCACGGGCCTGCTGCCCGAGGTGCTTCGCGCCTTCCACGACCGGCACCCCGGCATCCAGCTCCTCCTGGAGGAGGGCGGCTCCCACGACCTTGTACGGGAACTGGCGCGCGGCGCCCTGGACTTGGCGATCGTCGTGCTTCCGCTGCCGTCGCCGTCCCCGGCTCTGACGACCGTGGAGCTGCTCCGCGAGGACCTGGTCGTGGTGTCGTCACCGGAGGCGCGGAAGTTCGGCGGCAGGTCGGTGCGAGTGGCCGATCTGCAACGGGAGCGGCTCGTGATGTTCCGGCACGGGTACGACCTGCGGGAGCTGACGGTCGCCGCCTGCCGGGCCGAGGGATTCGAGCCGGAGTTCGCGGTCGAGGGTGGCGAGATGGACGCGGTGCTCGGCTTCGTGCAGGCCGGGCTCGGGGTCGCGGTGGTACCCCGCATGGTGGCCGAGCGGGCCGGGCGGGGCCTGCGCATGACTCCGCTGGCCCGGCCCACCCTGCACCGCACGATCGCCCTCGCCCACCGCAGCGATGTGGCTCCGCCACGGGCTGCGCGGGAGCTGCAGCGGATGCTGTTGGAGCGGTAG
- a CDS encoding succinate dehydrogenase translates to MTRTIWDSSVGKKTVMAVSGLIMLLYLIAHMIGNLKIFFGPEELNHYAHWLRTVGEPFMHYEWTLWLIRVVLVVAVVAHAVSAYQLSRRDIRARPAKYVNKKAGKSFATRTMRWGGIILALFIVWHILDLTTGTVHPGGYEHLHPYQNIIDTFSTWYSNVIYIVAVTALGFHVRHGLWSAAQTLGAGRATRDRALKIIANGVALVLTAGFVVVPVAVMTGVVS, encoded by the coding sequence ATGACGCGCACGATCTGGGACTCGTCCGTCGGCAAGAAGACGGTGATGGCGGTGAGCGGCCTGATCATGCTGCTCTACCTGATCGCCCACATGATCGGGAACCTGAAGATCTTCTTCGGGCCCGAGGAGCTCAACCACTACGCCCACTGGCTGCGCACGGTCGGCGAGCCCTTCATGCACTACGAGTGGACACTCTGGCTGATCCGCGTCGTGCTCGTCGTCGCCGTGGTCGCACACGCCGTCTCCGCGTACCAGCTCAGCCGCCGCGACATCAGGGCGCGCCCCGCCAAGTACGTCAACAAGAAGGCGGGCAAGAGCTTCGCCACGCGCACGATGCGCTGGGGCGGGATCATCCTGGCCCTGTTCATCGTCTGGCACATCCTGGACCTGACGACCGGCACCGTGCACCCGGGCGGCTACGAGCACCTGCACCCGTACCAGAACATCATCGACACGTTCTCCACGTGGTACAGCAACGTCATCTACATCGTCGCCGTCACCGCCCTCGGCTTCCATGTCCGCCACGGCCTGTGGAGCGCCGCGCAGACCCTCGGCGCGGGCAGGGCGACCCGTGACCGCGCCCTGAAGATCATCGCCAATGGCGTCGCGCTCGTCCTGACAGCGGGCTTCGTCGTCGTCCCCGTGGCCGTCATGACCGGAGTGGTGAGCTAG
- a CDS encoding fumarate reductase/succinate dehydrogenase flavoprotein subunit, translated as MNSSREYAEYETGEPVVDTKAPAGPVAERWDTRRFEAKLVNPANRRKHTVIVVGTGLAGGSAGATLAEQGYHVVQFCYQDSPRRAHSIAAQGGINAAKNYRNDGDSVHRLFYDTVKGGDFRARESNVHRLAQISVEIIDQCVAQGVPFAREYGGLLDTRSFGGVQVSRTFYARGQTGQQLLLGAYQALSRQIAAGNVEMHPRTEMLDVIVVDGRARGIVARDLITGKIETYFADAVVLASGGYGNVFYLSTNAMNSNATAVWRAHRRGAYFANPCFTQIHPTCIPRTGDHQSKLTLMSESLRNDGRIWVPKAQGDDRPANKIPEDERDYYLERIYPSFGNLVPRDIASRAAKNVCDEGRGVGPGGQGVYLDFADAIKRMGKKAVEAKYGNLFDMYARITDEDPYKTPMRIYPAVHYTMGGLWVDYDLQTTVPGLFAVGEANFSDHGANRLGASALMQGLADGYFVLPSTINDYLARNPHHDAVTDEHPVVREVLDETTDRITRLLAVDGDRTPDSFHRELGELMWEFCGMARTETGLRKALERIPQIREEFWRRIKVPGTGEEFNQSLEKANRIVDYLELAELMCLDALHRAESCGGHFREESQTPDGEAARVDEEFSYAAAWEFTATGEAPTLHKEDLVFEYVHPTQRSYA; from the coding sequence ATGAATTCCTCCCGTGAGTACGCCGAGTACGAGACCGGAGAGCCGGTCGTCGACACCAAGGCCCCGGCCGGTCCCGTCGCCGAGCGCTGGGACACCCGCCGCTTCGAGGCCAAGCTGGTCAACCCCGCCAACCGCCGCAAGCACACCGTGATCGTCGTCGGCACCGGCCTCGCGGGCGGCTCCGCGGGCGCCACGCTCGCCGAACAGGGCTACCACGTCGTGCAGTTCTGCTACCAGGACTCACCACGCCGCGCCCACTCGATCGCCGCGCAGGGCGGCATCAACGCCGCGAAGAACTACCGCAACGACGGCGACTCCGTCCACCGGCTCTTCTACGACACGGTCAAGGGCGGCGACTTCCGAGCCCGCGAGTCCAACGTCCACCGCCTCGCGCAGATCTCCGTGGAGATCATCGACCAGTGCGTCGCCCAGGGCGTGCCGTTCGCCCGCGAGTACGGCGGCCTCCTCGACACCCGCTCCTTCGGCGGCGTACAGGTCTCCCGTACCTTCTACGCGCGCGGCCAGACGGGCCAGCAGCTTCTGCTCGGCGCCTACCAGGCACTCAGCCGGCAGATCGCGGCGGGAAACGTGGAGATGCACCCGCGTACCGAGATGCTCGACGTGATCGTGGTCGACGGCCGGGCCCGCGGGATCGTCGCGCGCGATCTGATCACCGGCAAGATCGAGACGTACTTCGCGGACGCGGTGGTCCTGGCGTCCGGCGGCTACGGCAACGTCTTCTACCTGTCGACGAACGCCATGAACTCCAACGCCACAGCCGTCTGGCGTGCGCACCGGCGCGGTGCCTACTTCGCCAACCCTTGCTTCACACAGATCCACCCGACGTGCATCCCGCGCACCGGCGACCACCAGTCGAAGCTGACGCTGATGAGCGAGTCGCTGCGCAACGACGGCCGCATCTGGGTCCCCAAGGCGCAGGGTGACGACCGCCCGGCCAACAAGATCCCCGAGGATGAGCGCGACTACTACCTGGAGCGCATCTACCCCTCCTTCGGCAACCTCGTGCCCCGCGACATCGCCTCGCGCGCCGCGAAGAACGTGTGCGACGAGGGCAGGGGAGTGGGCCCCGGCGGTCAGGGCGTCTACCTCGACTTCGCCGACGCCATCAAGCGCATGGGCAAGAAGGCGGTCGAGGCCAAGTACGGCAACCTCTTCGACATGTACGCGCGGATCACCGACGAGGACCCGTACAAGACGCCGATGCGGATCTATCCCGCCGTGCACTACACGATGGGCGGACTCTGGGTCGACTACGACCTGCAGACCACCGTCCCGGGTCTGTTCGCCGTCGGTGAGGCCAACTTCTCCGACCACGGCGCGAACCGCCTCGGCGCCTCCGCCCTGATGCAGGGACTGGCCGACGGCTACTTCGTGCTGCCGTCCACGATCAACGACTACCTGGCCCGCAATCCGCACCATGACGCCGTCACCGACGAACACCCCGTCGTACGCGAGGTGTTGGACGAGACCACGGACCGCATCACCCGTCTTCTCGCCGTCGACGGCGACCGCACCCCCGACTCCTTCCACCGTGAACTCGGCGAGCTCATGTGGGAGTTCTGCGGCATGGCCCGTACGGAGACGGGTCTGCGCAAGGCGCTGGAGCGCATCCCGCAGATTCGCGAGGAGTTCTGGCGCCGGATCAAGGTGCCCGGCACCGGCGAGGAGTTCAACCAGTCCCTGGAGAAGGCGAACCGCATCGTCGACTACCTGGAGCTCGCCGAGCTGATGTGCCTCGACGCCCTGCACCGCGCCGAGTCCTGCGGTGGCCACTTCCGCGAGGAGTCGCAGACTCCGGACGGTGAGGCGGCGCGCGTGGACGAGGAGTTCTCGTACGCCGCCGCCTGGGAGTTCACGGCCACAGGTGAGGCTCCCACCCTCCACAAGGAAGACCTCGTCTTCGAGTACGTCCACCCCACTCAGCGGAGCTACGCATGA